A genomic segment from Orrella daihaiensis encodes:
- a CDS encoding DegQ family serine endoprotease, producing the protein MFLTLMALLLWQISPVAKANTVGLPDFTSIVEKAEPAVVNIRTTATVSSNGSSGGRDPYEMFRWFFGPDFQPPGGGGNDQAPQQRRGNPEPQERTVPRGVGSGFFISADGYILTNHHVIDDASEIFVTLTDGTEYKAKVIGSDERTDVALLKIDAQDMATLPIGTAADLKKGQWVLAIGSPFGLESTVTSGIVSAIGRETGDYLPFIQTDVAVNPGNSGGPLLDLDGEVVGINAQIVSRSGGFMGISLAIPIDEAMEVAQQLRENGKVTRGRIGVQIGEVSKDVAQASGLDSAAGAMVSRVVPDGPAEQAGVEPGDIILEFDGKKIEKWSDLPRVVGSTAPGTKAKMNVWRKGKPVSLDITVGEMPSAQPVAAAAQPAEPKAQGETALGITVVSLTDDEKKEFRINHGVKVTAVEGAGEVAGLTPGDVILTVDNTDVSSPKQFVELAQKAQAGKPLGMMVQRNGQAQWLLVRPAKK; encoded by the coding sequence ATGTTTTTGACATTGATGGCGCTGCTGCTTTGGCAGATCAGCCCAGTTGCAAAAGCAAACACGGTAGGACTGCCCGACTTCACGTCGATCGTGGAAAAAGCCGAACCCGCCGTTGTCAATATTCGGACGACAGCGACGGTCAGTTCCAACGGCTCATCGGGTGGTCGCGATCCGTACGAAATGTTTCGCTGGTTCTTTGGGCCTGATTTTCAGCCGCCAGGTGGGGGTGGCAATGACCAGGCACCACAGCAGCGTCGAGGTAACCCTGAACCGCAAGAGCGCACTGTACCGCGCGGTGTCGGATCAGGATTTTTCATTAGCGCCGATGGCTACATCCTCACCAATCATCACGTGATTGATGATGCATCGGAGATTTTTGTGACTCTGACCGATGGTACGGAATACAAAGCCAAGGTGATCGGTAGCGACGAACGCACGGATGTCGCTTTATTAAAAATCGATGCACAGGACATGGCCACATTGCCTATTGGCACTGCGGCAGATCTTAAAAAGGGGCAATGGGTTCTTGCCATTGGTTCGCCGTTTGGTCTGGAGTCAACAGTCACCTCTGGCATCGTGAGTGCGATTGGTCGGGAGACGGGTGATTACCTGCCATTTATTCAGACCGATGTGGCGGTCAATCCGGGTAATTCGGGTGGCCCCTTACTCGATCTTGACGGTGAAGTGGTTGGTATCAACGCTCAAATTGTCTCGCGCAGCGGCGGTTTCATGGGTATTTCGCTTGCGATCCCGATCGACGAGGCAATGGAGGTCGCTCAGCAACTGCGCGAAAACGGCAAAGTCACTCGGGGTCGTATTGGTGTCCAGATCGGCGAGGTGAGCAAGGACGTGGCCCAAGCCAGTGGGTTGGATAGCGCAGCCGGTGCGATGGTGAGCCGCGTGGTGCCTGATGGTCCTGCTGAGCAGGCTGGGGTTGAGCCCGGCGACATCATTCTTGAATTTGACGGAAAGAAAATCGAGAAGTGGTCGGATTTGCCCCGTGTGGTCGGTTCAACTGCACCAGGAACCAAAGCCAAGATGAACGTGTGGCGCAAGGGCAAGCCAGTGTCTCTGGACATCACCGTAGGCGAGATGCCATCAGCCCAGCCAGTGGCGGCTGCAGCCCAGCCTGCCGAGCCCAAGGCGCAAGGTGAAACGGCGCTGGGTATTACAGTGGTGTCCTTGACCGACGATGAGAAGAAAGAGTTTCGGATTAACCATGGCGTTAAGGTTACGGCTGTCGAGGGTGCTGGCGAGGTTGCTGGCTTGACCCCTGGTGACGTGATCCTGACGGTTGACAATACCGACGTTAGTTCGCCCAAACAATTCGTGGAGCTTGCTCAGAAGGCGCAAGCGGGCAAGCCACTAGGTATGATGGTGCAGCGCAACGGTCAAGCGCAGTGGCTTTTAGTGCGTCCGGCGAAGAAGTAA